A DNA window from Pleurodeles waltl isolate 20211129_DDA chromosome 12, aPleWal1.hap1.20221129, whole genome shotgun sequence contains the following coding sequences:
- the LOC138267053 gene encoding uncharacterized protein, which translates to MKRSNSDGTYSRTQGKRSNSDGTYSRRQRKRSNSDGTYSRTQGKRSNSDGTYSRTQGKCSNSDYTYSRTQVNYTNSDGTYSRTQVKRSNSDGTYSRTQGKRSNSDGTYSRKRSNSDGSYRRTQGKRSNSDGTYCRTQGKCSNSDSTYCRTQGKRSNSDDTYSRTLGKRSNSDSTYSRTQGKLSNSDATYSRTQGKRSNSDDTYCRTQGKRSNSDDTYCRTQRKCSNSDGTYSRTQGKRSNSDGTYSRTLGKRSNSDGTYSRTQGKRSDSTYSRTQGKRSNSDNTYCRTQGKRSNSDDTYSRTLGKCSNSDSTYSRTLGKLSNSDGTYSRTQGKRSNSHDTYCRTQGKRSSSDDTYCRTQGKRSNSDGTYSRIHVKRSNSDGTYSRTLGKRSNSDGTYSRTQCEGHTYRANFLHGTYSRTQRKRSNSDDTYSRTQVKRSNSDSTYNRTQRTRSNSDGTYSRTQGKRSNSDGTYNRTQGKRSNSDSTCSRTQGKCSNSDCTYSRTQGKLSNRDGTYSRTQGKRSNSDGTYSRTQVKGSNSDSTYSRTQGKLSNRDGTYSRTQGKRSNSDGTYSRTQRKRSNSDGTYSRTQGKRSNSDGTCSRTQGKCSNSDCTYSRTQGKLSNRDGTYSRTQGKRSNSDGTYSRTQVKGSNSDSTYSRTQGKLSNRDGTYSRTQGKRSNSDGTYSRTQRKRSNSDGTYSRTQGKRSNSDGTYSRTQGKRSNSDGTYSRTQVKGSNSDGTYSRTQGKRSNSDGTYSRT; encoded by the exons ATGAAGCGCAGTAACAGTGACGGCACATACAGTAGGACACAGGGGAAGCGCAGTAACAGTGACGGCACATACAGTAGGAGACAGAGGAAGCGCAGTAACAGTGACGGCACATACAGCAGGACACAGGGGAAGCGCAGTAACAGTGACGGCACATACagcaggacacaggggaagtgcagTAACAGTGACTACACATACAGTAGGACACAGGTGAATTACactaacagtgatggcacatacagTAGGACACAGGTGAAGCGCAGTAACAGTGACGGCACAtacagtagaacacaggggaaGCGCAGTAACAGTGACGGCACATACAGTAGGAAGCGCAGTAACAGTGACGGCTCATACAGAAGGACACAGGGGAAGCGCAGTAACAGTGACGGCACATACtgtaggacacaggggaagtgcagTAACAGTGACAGCACATACTGTAGGACACAGGGGAAGCGCAGTAACAGTGACGACACATACAGCAGGACACTGGGGAAGCGCAGTAACAGTGACAGCACATACAGTAGGACACAGGGGAAGCTCAGTAACAGTGACGCCACATACAGTAGGACACAGGGGAAGCGCAGTAACAGTGACGACACATACTGTAGGACACAGGGGAAGCGCAGTAACAGTGACGACACATACTGTAGGACACAGAGGAAGTGCAGTAACAGTGACGGCACATACAGCAGGACACAGGGGAAGCGCAGTAACAGTGACGGCACATACAGCAGGACACTGGGGAAGCGCAGTAACAGTGACGGCACATACAGCAGGACACAGGGGAAGCGCAGTGACAGCACATACAGTAGGACACAGGGGAAGCGCAGTAACAGTGACAACACATACTGTAGGACACAGGGGAAGCGCAGTAACAGTGACGACACATACAGCAGGACACTGGGGAAGTGCAGTAACAGTGACAGCACATACAGTAGGACACTGGGGAAGCTCAGTAACAGTGACGGCACATACAGTAGGACACAGGGGAAGCGCAGTAACAGTCACGACACATACTGTAGGACACAGGGGAAGCGTAGTAGCAGTGACGACACATACTGTAGGACACAGGGAAAGCGCAGTAACAGTGACGGCACATACAGCAGGATACATGTGAAGCGCAGTAACAGTGACGGCACATACAGCAGGACACTGGGGAAGCGCAGTAACAGTGACGGCACATACAGTAGGACACAGTGTGAAGGGCA tacatacagagccaacttcctacacggcaCATACAGCAGGACACAGAGGAAGCGCAGTAACAGTGACGACACATACAGTAGAACACAGGTGAAACGCAGTAACAGTGACAGCACATACAACAGGACACAGAGGACGCGCAGTAACAGTGACGGCACATACAGTAGGACACAGGGGAAGCGCAGTAACAGTGACGGCACATACAATAGGACACAGGGGAAGCGCAGTAACAGTGACAGCACATGCAGTAGGACACAAGGGAAGTGCAGTAACAGTGACTGCACATACAGTAGGACACAGGGGAAGCTCAGTAACCGTGATGGCACATACAGTAGGACACAGGGGAAGCGCAGTAACAGTGACGGCACATACAGCAGGACACAGGTGAAGGGCAGTAACAGTGACAGCACATACAGTAGGACACAGGGGAAGCTCAGTAACCGTGATGGCACATACAGTAGGACACAGGGGAAGCGCAGTAACAGTGACGGCACATACAGCAGGACACAGAGGAAGCGCAGTAACAGTGACGGCACATACAGCAGGACACAGGGGAAGCGCAGTAACAGTGACGGCACATGCAGTAGGACACAAGGGAAGTGCAGTAACAGTGACTGCACATACAGTAGGACACAGGGGAAGCTCAGTAACCGTGATGGCACATACAGTAGGACACAGGGGAAGCGCAGTAACAGTGACGGCACATACAGCAGGACACAGGTGAAGGGCAGTAACAGTGACAGCACATACAGTAGGACACAGGGGAAGCTCAGTAACCGTGATGGCACATACAGTAGGACACAGGGGAAGCGCAGTAACAGTGACGGCACATACAGCAGGACACAGAGGAAGCGCAGTAACAGTGACGGCACATACAGCAGGACACAGGGGAAGCGCAGTAACAGTGACGGCACATACAGTAGGACACAGGGGAAGCGCAGTAACAGTGACGGCACATACAGCAGGACACAGGTGAAGGGCAGTAACAGTGACGGCACATACAGTAGGACACAGGGGAAGCGCAGTAACAGTGACGGCACATACAGTAGGACATAG